The genomic stretch CGTTATTATTTTACAAACCGGAGTGTTACCTATGTTGCTGGACCCGGACAGGTGTTGTTAGTATTGGTTTTTTATGTTAAATATGTTACAAACAATGTATATAAAAAAATTATCGCCTTGCGATAATTTTTAATTTTATAAAAATGATGTCAAAAAACAATACTGTAAAACTTACACAAGAAGGATACGATAACCTTAAGGAAGAATTAAGGCGTCTTGAAGAGGATGAGCGAGGAGTAGTCGCTAAAGAGTTAAAAGAGGCTATAGCCGAAGGGGACCTTTCCGAAAATGCGGCCTACGATGAAGCAAAGGACAGGCAGGCACGTCTCGAAGGTCGTATTATTGAAATAAAACAGACTCTCGCAATCGCCGAGATAGTAACAAATACAAAAGGCGATAAAATAAATATCGGATCAACTATTGATATAAAAGATTCAAGCGGGTCTAAAAAAACCTTCACCATTACAGGGAGTGACGGAGCTAGTCCGGCTGAGGGAAAAATATCTTACGACTCCCCTCTCGGAAGCGCTTTTGTGGGACATAAAAAAGGAGATATCGTAGAGGTTGAAACCCCTGGAGGTAAAAAGAAGTACGAGATACTGAATGTGAACTAGGTAAAGCGATTTCCTGTTTGGCGCATTTCGTTGTCAGCGCCCGCGCTACTCACTCCACCCATCACTTGCGAGCAAGTGATGGGCTATCGTTTCGTTGCCCGGGCGCTTTCTAGAACTGCATCCAAATATCGAAATTATTATTTTAAATAAAAAAGACCCCGAGTATATATCGAGGGTCTTTTGGTTTAAAGTACTAACTCTTATTCTGCTCTGTTTAAACTACCCA from Candidatus Spechtbacterales bacterium encodes the following:
- the greA gene encoding transcription elongation factor GreA yields the protein MSKNNTVKLTQEGYDNLKEELRRLEEDERGVVAKELKEAIAEGDLSENAAYDEAKDRQARLEGRIIEIKQTLAIAEIVTNTKGDKINIGSTIDIKDSSGSKKTFTITGSDGASPAEGKISYDSPLGSAFVGHKKGDIVEVETPGGKKKYEILNVN